The DNA region GTGATTCTCCGCCAGCTGCTGGACCAGGTTGCGCGTGCTGCGTGGAATCGACGGAATCACCAGACCCTCGTCCGTCAGGTACTCTTGGTTGAGGCTGCCGACGCCGCCGCCACCCTCCAGCTCGATCTGCCGGTACTGGGTCGGTTCGGACGCAAGCACGTTCTCGTCGTGGCGGTACTTTTTCTTGCCGGACGAAACCGTCTGCCGGAGCAGGTCCGGCTTCGACTGGATGGCGTCGATTTCGTCCCAGATCGCTTGCTTGTCAAACAGGGCCAGGTTTTTCTCAAAGTCAAAGTCTTCGTCCATCATCGGATCGTCCACGGGCGTTCCGAACGCGGAATTCTTGTGGTTGTTGTTGTACCGCTGCTGCTGGAAGCCGTTACCGTTTCCGACATTCCCGGGGCCACTTCCGTTGCGAGGATTCTtctttttctgctgctgctgctgctgctgctgattatCGTTCTTCGTGTACGGGGCAAAGGACTGACCACCCTTGCCACCGTTAATCTCGATGGGACGGCTCGTGCTTTTGGCGGAACCGTTTTCGTACCCGTTCCGTTGGCCATTGTTGCTGctattctgctgctgctgcgagtATTTGTTTGGTCCAGGTGATTTGGCCGCCacctgctgttgctgttgctgctgcggcTTCCGGCCATCGCCGGTAGGTGTCTTGTTCCGGACAACTTGCCCACTTCCATTCTGCTGCCGATTGCCTCCGCCAGCAATCTTCAAGTTGTCCAACCCAGCCGTGACGGAATCGtccccctgctgctgctgcggttgTTGCTTGCTGCCGCCGGCCGACGGGTACAGATTCGGCAAATTCGTACCCGCAATCAGGTCCAACTTCTCAATGTCCTTGCAGGTCAGCGTCACCTCCACGTTCGTCTTCCGCAGCGGAATCCCGTTCCGCACGGCCTTGGTTATCACAATTTCGACCGGGCTGACCTGCTTGATGACGCCCTGAAACACGCCAATGTCACCCCGGCAGTGGATCGACACCGCCTTCCCGATCCAGTTTTCGGCCATTACTATCTCGTCTAGGTTCCGGGAGTTCTCTCCACTATTTGGCAAGGTAAAGTGCGTGAGATTGCGTTTTTTCTTTTCTCCccacttttggcaa from Culex quinquefasciatus strain JHB chromosome 3, VPISU_Cqui_1.0_pri_paternal, whole genome shotgun sequence includes:
- the LOC6045124 gene encoding enhancer of mRNA-decapping protein 3 produces the protein MAENWIGKAVSIHCRGDIGVFQGVIKQVSPVEIVITKAVRNGIPLRKTNVEVTLTCKDIEKLDLIAGTNLPNLYPSAGGSKQQPQQQQGDDSVTAGLDNLKIAGGGNRQQNGSGQVVRNKTPTGDGRKPQQQQQQQVAAKSPGPNKYSQQQQNSSNNGQRNGYENGSAKSTSRPIEINGGKGGQSFAPYTKNDNQQQQQQQQKKKNPRNGSGPGNVGNGNGFQQQRYNNNHKNSAFGTPVDDPMMDEDFDFEKNLALFDKQAIWDEIDAIQSKPDLLRQTVSSGKKKYRHDENVLASEPTQYRQIELEGGGGVGSLNQEYLTDEGLVIPSIPRSTRNLVQQLAENHGLGADRQNDLLARGAAEIALQLLGGSRRLTPNNQHQWPKIAVVCDEPYNARISEIGIATGRMLACHGLKVVVYVSCSSKSTRVSHELELYAATGNLFTFNVNALPSSDLVIAAIKARRLADPLRKWILENRAPVLAIDPPAGGFEAVPAKCTLLPVLPLTDLGPESATGRLYLANLGIPDKFFADSGIKYKSPFDKAVIPIHRRKN